From Plasmodium brasilianum strain Bolivian I chromosome 3, whole genome shotgun sequence, the proteins below share one genomic window:
- a CDS encoding U4/U6 small nuclear ribonucleoprotein PRP31 — MLCTNCNSSNNSSNNSSNDSSNDSSNNSSNNSSNNSSNNSSNNSSNNSSNNSSNNSSNNSSNNSSNNSSNNNSVNGSNYSTSNSSNNGSNDRKDVTFIFACLLCSHGARRTTLADTFLKDLEDLEMEDEDPFNNGNMIAQKKLDIDDNKENDDYEEIVDAIEEFLNEKKKKKERKISELLYDEDFLKTMNSIKNYIIEAEEELHEQGQEDLLNENERTKKRKKVKDGNEEGNEKEEEEVNDAISDMVNDKVNDEDEDENHGQGDVHDDEEILIEKCIELIIKIDTEILNIHKYVKDIYSTKFPELDSIVYSPLEYITVVSKIKNENDLKNIDFSDILPNTTVMAITVASSMTTGINLSEHLLKSCLSFCNEALELNEYRQMVLLYLESKMFLLAPNLTMLLGSALTARLISSVGSLKNLSVTSSQNLIVVGSSKKSVLGFSNVHKTYGVGILSTSEIVQSVPDAYKKKAISLLAGKCSLASRIDYFKKYREGQYGLLLRENVINHLIKLQEPHPMKQKKILPMPDEKKRRKRGGKRYRKLKEKTEITELRKQINRLPFGPNTNDDFYTFSDQNTMLLNSNITKLKYQTKQKTNITKRKNLNVQSSGVTGGLSSSLIFTPLQGIELFNPSAINQKDEQKENIYFSSTAQFRRV; from the exons ATGTTATGCACGAATTG CAATAGTAGTAACAACAGTAGTAACAACAGTAGTAACGACAGTAGTAACGACAGTAGTAACAATAGCAGTAACAACAGCAGTAACAACAGCAGTAACAACAGCAGTAACAACAGCAGTAACAACAGCAGTAACAACAGCAGTAACAACAGCAGTAACAACAGCAGTAACAACAGCAGTAACAACAGCAGTAACAACAATAGTGTTAACGGTAGTAACTACAGTACTagcaatagtagtaataacgGTAGTAACGACA GAAAGGAtgttacatttatttttgcgTGTCTGTTGTGTTCGCACGGAGCTCGTCGC ACAACCCTTGCTGATACCTTCTTGAAAGATCTGGAGGACTTGGAGATGGAAGATGAGGACCCATTCAATAATGGTAACATGATAGCACAAAAGAAATTGGATATAGATGATAACAAGGAGAATGATGATTATGAAGAAATTGTTGATGCTATAGAAGAATTCTTAaacgagaaaaaaaaaaaaaaagaacgtAAAATATCCGAACTATTATATGATGaggattttttaaaaaccaTGAATAGTattaagaattatattattgaaGCCGAGGAAGAACTACATGAACAAGGACAGGAGGACttgttaaatgaaaatgaaagaacgaaaaaaagaaaaaaggtaaaagaTGGTAATGAAGAGGGgaatgaaaaagaagaagaggagGTAAACGATGCGATAAGCGATATGGTGAACGATAAGGTAAATGATGAGGACGAGGACGAAAACCATGGCCAGGGGGATGTTCACGATGacgaagaaatattaattgaaaaatgtatcgaattaataataaaaatagacacagagatattaaatatacataaatatgtaaaagatatatattcaaCAAAATTTCCCGAACTAGACTCAATAGTATATTCCCCTTTAGAATATATAACTGTTGTAAGTAAGATAAAGAATGAAAacgatttaaaaaatattgatttTTCAGATATACTTCCAAATACTACAGTAATGGCTATAACAGTTGCCTCTAGTATGACAACTGGAATAAATTTATCGGagcatttattaaaaagctGTTTATCCTTTTGTAATGAAGCTTtagaattaaatgaatatagaCAAATggttttactttatttagAAAGTAAAATGTTTCTTCTCGCTCCTAATTTGACAATGCTATTAGGTAGTGCATTAACAGCTCGTCTGATTAGTTCAGTAGgctctttaaaaaatttatctgTTACTTCTTCTCAAAATCTTATAGTTGTTGGTAGTTCTAAAAAATCAGTGCTCGGATTTAGTAATGTGCATAAAACATATGGGGTAGGAATATTAAGTACTTCTGAAATAGTTCAAAGTGTTCCAgatgcatataaaaaaaaagcaataagTTTATTAGCAGGGAAATGTAGTTTAGCATCTAGAATAgattattttaagaaatacaGAGAAGGACAATATGGATTATTACTCCGAGAAAATGTAATTAaccatttaataaaattacaagaACCACATccaatgaaacaaaaaaaaattctaccTATGCCtgatgaaaagaaaagaagaaaaagaggaGGAAAAAGATATcgaaaattaaaagaaaaaacagaaattACTGAATTAAGGAAACAAATTAATAGATTACCATTTGGCCCAAATACAAATGATGACTTTTATACCTTTAGTGATCAAAATACTATGTTATTAAATTCGAATATAACGAAATTAAAATACCAGACAAAGcagaaaacaaatattacCAAGAGGAAAAATTTGAATGTTCAATCTAGTGGAGTAACTGGAGGTTTGTCATCCTCTTTGATTTTTACTCCTTTGCAGGGTATTGAATTATTTAACCCTTCTGCTATTAACCAAAAGGATGAACagaaggaaaatatatacttttctAGCACAGCTCAATTTCGTAGAGTCTAA
- a CDS encoding protein SOF1 — MEVKVLHRNPEDYKNNPGFSNYKHVRSFEKNIHLFQREIEYKRALNATKIDKIFAKPLVKCLDGHDDSIRCICVSNKNLTDLYSGSCNGFINTWNILDKKLMRKLKAHDGFVRGLCTSYDDKYLFSCGDDKYIKQWTIEKNKNINELTEEDTVEQNMNNLNYLENEIIPKKIYVCKSVPNSIDKHFSEALIISGSQTLDVWDYYRNNAIASFDYNSEYIYYVKFNYAQRNLVGLTLSDNSVGLVDIRNKVPIKKLFLKYRSNSLSWNNMNPKQFIVANEDSNLYTFDIRYLKTAYMVHKGFVNAVLDVDFSPIGNKFVACSYDKTIRLYNNDEPTSYDVYHTRRMQHVLCCKYSLDAKYVLTGSSDMCIRIWKSCAHEPSGVLSFKEKQAINYRNKLKEKYASLKEIKRIREHHHVPALIKSMSDKKKIMLEAKKRKEQNIINHSKKYDRKPIPEKKKIFVTEQ, encoded by the coding sequence ATGGAAGTAAAAGTTTTGCACAGGAATCCCGAGGATTATAAGAATAATCCTGGTTTTTCTAATTATAAGCATGTGAGAAGCTTTGAAAAGAATATCCATTTATTTCAGAGAGaaatagaatataaaagAGCTTTAAATGCTACAAAAATTGACAAAATATTCGCAAAACCGTTAGTAAAATGTTTAGATGGACATGATGATTCTATTAGATGTATTTGCGTGTCAAATAAAAACTTAACCGACTTATATAGTGGAAGTTGTAATGGCTTTATAAATACTTGGAATAttttagataaaaaattaatgaggAAATTAAAGGCACATGATGGGTTTGTAAGAGGATTATGTACAAGCTATGATGATAAATATCTCTTCAGTTGTGGtgatgataaatatataaagcaaTGGactattgaaaaaaataaaaacataaatgaaTTAACTGAAGAAGATACAGTAGaacaaaatatgaataatttaaattatctagaaaatgaaataattccAAAAAAGATCTATGTTTGTAAAAGTGTACCTAACAGTATTGATAAGCATTTTTCAGAGGCTCTAATAATATCAGGTAGTCAGACATTAGATGTGTGGGATTATTATAGAAATAATGCAATAGCTAGCTTTGATTATAAtagtgaatatatatattatgtaaaatttaattatgcaCAAAGAAATTTAGTTGGTTTAACCTTATCAGATAATTCAGTGGGACTAGTAGATATTAGAAATAAAGTaccaattaaaaaattatttttaaaatatagaagTAATTCACTAAGCTGGAATAATATGAACCCTAAGCAATTTATTGTTGCTAATGAAGATTCGAATTTATATACCTTTGATATAAGATATTTGAAGACAGCTTATATGGTGCATAAAGGTTTTGTAAATGCTGTATTAGATGTTGACTTTTCTCCAATTGGAAATAAGTTCGTTGCTTGTTCTTATGATAAAACTATTCGACTGTATAATAATGACGAACCAACAAGTTATGATGTATATCATACTAGACGCATGCAACATGTGTTATGTTGTAAATATAGTTTAGATGCAAAATATGTTTTGACAGGAAGTTCTGACATGTGCATACGAATTTGGAAATCATGTGCGCATGAACCTTCTGGAGTATTatcatttaaagaaaaacaagCCATAAATTAtcgaaataaattaaaagaaaaatatgcatcattaaaagaaattaaaagaatcCGAGAACATCATCATGTTCCTGCTCTAATTAAAAGCATGTctgataaaaagaaaattatgcTAGAAgcaaagaaaagaaaagagcaaaatataattaaccattcaaaaaaatacgaTCGAAAACCTATAccagagaaaaagaaaatattcgTCACTGAACAGTAG
- a CDS encoding hypothetical protein (conserved Plasmodium protein), which translates to MIRSFLVYLFACFIAATRKKSAPKNDIISFNNLNEEKNLRYYSSGGLSECYMWYYLKEDFFEIFYLGNDDIIRKRKESKKNKIVKKDIVNTRGSSTYSIGNNCILSDNVCTREILILLNTKKATCKFLSSFIVQGNENGEGEKKYITVEYDVSNHIFMINDYITMYIEKNEKRNVYIISKNKKKMVLSKSNLFKVYFDEKYIQHASITYGNGEYELSIRTKEKAGITKILIQLYNKCKPIFYYIIVFIYELLSLFPNRLDIAEESHVKLILKREKGTHLYNERSGNNSVCFIGKKRHIFKRFVDDKKIEQQYLVSYSLNNVIKRNMNHLKTMNCLKDMYITSFQNKYQIQPSKNYDIISDEIIKVRKNIEEVNVHIVVINRESHQKFTSIIFVHKIRNTDVTCFYPVYTDIVERGTNTTTDRTAASCNSTISSCTSSIPFSKKRKRSGIQGSSKLIEREIDQLRNHFYYKSNYYFDDFYLHNYYKINKKINKGEHFILGKRYLCIVHFYDESGRKLLNRNTSDQVKWTLFSKKYNLIIHSLYNFEEYFANYFVPIEKGIHSFQISYKNYPKFYYSVAVSSPIECYIKEIFIMSTLFILPHEKIYYKCYGGSAGKYTVQIFKKHKFLSVIVDNRTVVVTRERNEYVERTQRSSCGINDKENHWVEEYNSDRKNNLHLITLLFCDEKNSNNCFISRLYIVEKINDYSVILEKDTIEINEVTNIYFFMHVYSYTSNSCHRYDDLACLKGKNRESIRSSKKRINGQIKFYSNGVHNTKIGKEEGINYGHSVRYTHFSDKSSILLSSCFNNVHNDIKLKYDKTNIEVINKYSKFLKMPEKFKNACGFIQIKGKREKNANLMEMIYYKGEKIIRKNVFVNVYNKIGALLCQDFVCSKYIKFNQMINLILFNGFDNLPYRINISSESNIDEIVIKENTYLNEHNRNICPLLFKKLFIERKFTNWYYVNEQKKGMYKNIYSSNNGTIFFANSASHYYFKKLYNRKLFEYDFVYNYFLLGKKETTTKVKRKGSKVINYHHTPLHKLMRANDKKYNISASSYEPFFPIKKYYIIYCADGKKNHITSNIIIEMIYNQTKPEIGTKNYCPVHIKYPSSIQITMFDKEVNKLHLINDTKILLYKNTDYYVKTFLIDEHDNVILTNEHFEYTIESYIKNFQLQVCLKDKSYYLEMEEKKRKNVIKTNNKILINCKDDTLNTTLKSKNSTNSVSALPNCTSNVLLLTVTYSYKSDNFSTHFEKYISLHFFDKLYTNYGNLVLFHSPFIYYKLLLICRPSSTPSYPQSLIYSFEGNKQITILTSLEGRSLHVNKRKKYTIVDVDIRSRSGECSTDRITPQVCFPLYINAQHEAEGVLTVRNKLIYETEHIYIGLLVGKMTKVRISLLSTRSEKNKPIPLRIECFSKDNKKFDYIPVQFLKIRLVYDYNKKIRMNRIDLNVKENNTIIKDIRENFQLNDEPILDLFYYINCLFTGKYYIQVEVVYKLNNKYISILSNMVELIIYSKGVLYSERKIVLHPFNQTVEVLFQYDHPYISKVLCISKNSSIVQVQNVIKTDYQQNMYVCSIKTNRNIGKTEVHIYPIFKSYYDMFPISIGGKTFTLEKYDLDFYEIEKYYENYRKHKKCSNNICVKLEKERDIRKLYFFQVDIIVDYIHSMKLFNSGIIYLIINKELNMFVTFYSKIEKRPYEFINFNDVYKYSCISYKLDYFVNSKNVILNDRVEHSSLSWGRSERTLHRLNRGRKQNNKIIYNINDISNHNSNSNSNGNAYSNSDGEKRITTDLVFASDSFLSIKAHKEGSYFLYANLTNDNNNMILSEIYNIVVVKNNLKSKNNGHIVYLSTKGFYKFHYDFHFLKLFNKYYYYPVLSSVKNIHTEHNSNSYYIYYIDKKKKNFKKILINVSDIIGAKINNYYSKYIPLNVIQYFYIDLYNKYVESVLFPLNAKLYLITSHYTILSAKIVNNNHIFIIPHKIGCSFVHIYLKLYKNYKEHNYLFDQNYEYIEIGKIHLCVVKRVKRKYFDKKNMFYYVNRLNNLFNEYNEEFCLQPYVCVNSVLKSNANFGTLLNNSNFHYTYKYLEEQNYIRNVDDLFVSRTKHFSIINDYCTRLKL; encoded by the coding sequence atgaTAAGGTCCTTTTTAGTCTATTTATTTGCATGTTTCATAGCGgcaacaagaaaaaaaagtgctCCAAAAAATGACATTATATCGTTCAATAATCTGaatgaagagaaaaattTAAGGTACTACAGTTCAGGAGGTTTAAGCGAATGCTACATGTGGTACTATTTGAAAGAAGacttttttgaaatattttatttaggaAATGATGACATAAttaggaaaagaaaagaatccaagaaaaataaaattgtaaagaAGGACATTGTTAACACGAGGGGCAGTAGCACGTATAGTATTGGGAATAATTGTATATTAAGTGATAATGTGTGCACAAGGGAAATACTAATATTgctaaatacaaaaaaagctACTTGCAAATTCTTGTCATCTTTTATTGTTCAAGGAAATGAAAATGgagaaggagaaaaaaaatacatcaCTGTAGAGTATGATGTGAGcaatcatatatttatgataaatgattatattactatgtatattgaaaaaaatgagaaaagaaatgtatatataatatcgaaaaataaaaagaaaatggtGCTATCAAAAAGTAATCTATTTAAAGTTTACtttgatgaaaaatatatacaacatgCTTCCATCACATATGGTAATGGCGAATATGAACTGTCTATaagaacaaaagaaaaagcagGTATCACAAAGATCCTTATACaactatataataaatgtaaacctatcttttattatatcattgtgtttatttatgaattattgTCGTTATTTCCGAATAGACTGGACATTGCAGAGGAATCTCatgttaaattaattttgaaaagagaaaaaggcACTCATCTGTACAATGAAAGGAGTGGTAATAACTCTGTATGTTTTATTGGTAAGAAGagacatatttttaaacgaTTTGTTGAtgacaaaaaaatagaacagCAATATTTAGTGTCGTACAGTctaaataatgtaataaaacgaaatatgAATCACTTAAAAACTATGAACTGTTTAAAGGATATGTATATTACGAGTTTTCAAAATAAGTATCAAATACAACCAAGTAAAAACTATGATATTATATCGGACGAGATTATAAAAGTtaggaaaaatatagaagaggtaaatgtacatattgtTGTAATAAATAGGGAAAGTCATCAAAAATTTACGTCAATTATATTCGTACATAAAATAAGGAACACAGATGTGACTTGTTTTTATCCTGTGTACACGGATATAGTAGAGAGGGGCACTAATACGACAACTGATAGAACTGCTGCTTCTTGTAACTCGACCATTTCTTCCTGCACTTCATCTATCCCCTTCTCGAAAAAACGCAAACGAAGCGGCATTCAAGGGAGCAGTAAACTAATTGAAAGAGAAATAGATCAATTGAGAAACCACTTTTACTACAaaagtaattattattttgatgATTTTTAccttcataattattataaaataaataagaagaTAAACAAAGGGGAGCATTTTATTCTGGGAAAAAGGTACCTTTGTATTGTGCATTTTTATGATGAAAGCGGAAGAAAATTATTGAATAGAAATACCAGTGATCAAGTTAAGTGGACTCTCTTttcaaaaaagtataatttaattatacattcattatataattttgagGAATATTTCGCTAATTACTTTGTTCCTATAGAAAAGGGAATTCATTCTTTTCAAATATCTTACAAAAATTATCCTAAATTTTACTATAGTGTGGCTGTATCATCTCCCATAGAATGTTACATTAAAGAGATTTTCATAATGTCtactctttttattttaccccATGAAAAAATCTATTACAAGTGTTACGGGGGAAGTGCAGGGAAATACACTGtacaaatatttaagaaGCATAAGTTTTTAAGTGTCATTGTGGATAACAGAACTGTAGTTGTAACAAGAGAAAGAAATGAATATGTTGAGCGTACTCAAAGAAGTAGTTGTGGCATAAATGATAAGGAAAATCATTGGGTAGAAGAATACAACTCAGACAGAAAGAATAACCTTCATTTGATTACCTTACTATTTTGTGATGagaaaaattcaaataactGTTTTATATCTAGACTATATATTGTAGAGAAAATTAATGATTATTCAGTCATTTTAGAAAAGGATACAATTGAAATTAATGAAGTTacgaacatatatttttttatgcatgtGTATAGTTACACGAGCAATTCGTGTCATAGATACGATGATCTAGCTTGCTTGAAAGGGAAAAATAGGGAAAGTATAAGAAGTagtaaaaaaaggataaatggACAAATAAAGTTTTACTCGAATGGGGTACATAATACTAAGATTGGAAAAGAGGAAGGGATCAATTATGGTCACTCTGTTAGATATACTCATTTCTCTGATAAGAGTAGTATACTCTTGAGTAGTTGCTTTAATAACGTACATAATGATATTAAACTTAAGTATGATAAGACAAATATAGaggtaataaataaatattccaaGTTTTTGAAAATGccagaaaaatttaaaaatgcatGTGGATTTATTCAAATCAAAGgaaaaagagagaaaaatGCAAATTTGATGGAAATGATTTATTAcaaaggagaaaaaataataagaaagaaTGTTTTTgtgaatgtatataataaaataggaGCTCTCTTATGTCAAGATTTTGTGtgtagtaaatatataaaatttaaccAAATGATTAATTTGATATTATTCAATGGTTTTGATAATTTACCATATAGAATAAACATCTCTTCCGAGTCGAATATAGACGAAATcgttataaaagaaaatacatatttgaaTGAACATAATAGAAATATCTGTCctttgttatttaaaaaattatttattgaaaGAAAGTTTACAAATTGGTATTATGTGAACGAACAAAAGAAGGGTATGtacaaaaacatatatagtagtaataatggtACCATCTTTTTTGCAAATTCTGCTTCTCATTactattttaagaaattatataataggaaattatttgaatatgATTTTgtgtataattatttcttaCTAGGTAAAAAAGAGACAACTACAAAAGTAAAACGTAAAGGCAGCAAAGTAATAAATTATCATCATACACCTTTACATAAACTTATGCGCGCGAAcgataagaaatataatatatctgcAAGTTCTTATGAGCCTTTTTTTCccatcaaaaaatattatatcatttattgtGCTGATGGGAAAAAGAACCATATAACatcaaatataataatagaaatgaTATACAATCAAACGAAACCAGAAATTGGAACAAAGAATTATTGTCCTGTTCATATTAAGTATCCCTCTTCTATTCAAATAACAATGTTTGATaaagaagtaaataaattGCATCTTATAAatgatacaaaaatattattatataagaatacTGATTATTATGTGAAAACCTTTTTAATTGATGAACACgataatgttatattaacGAATGAACATTTTGAATACACAATAgaatcatatataaaaaattttcaactACAAGTATGTCTAAAGGACAAATCATACTATTTAGAAATGGAAGAAAAGAAACGTAAAAAcgttataaaaacaaataataaaatattgataAATTGTAAGGACGACACGTTGAATACAACTCTAAAGAGTAAGAACAGTACAAATAGTGTAAGTGCCTTACCAAATTGTACATCGAATGTGTTATTACTAACTGTTACATATTCGTACAAAAGCGATAATTTTTCTACACATTTtgagaaatatatttctttgcacttttttgataaattgTACACAAATTACGGAAATTTAGTTTTGTTTCATTCTCCTTTTATTTACTATAAGCTTCTTCTTATATGTAGACCAAGCTCTACACCATCATACCCCCAAAGTTTGATATATTCCTTTGAAGGGAACAAACAAATTACTATCCTGACCTCACTTGAGGGAAGAAGCTTACACGTTAATAAAAGGAAGAAGTATACCATAGTGGATGTGGACATAAGAAGTCGAAGCGGTGAGTGTAGTACTGATAGGATCACCCCACAGGTGTGCTTCCCATTGTACATTAATGCACAGCACGAAGCGGAGGGCGTCCTCACAGTAAGAAACAAATTGATATACGAAacagaacatatatatattggttTGTTGGTCGGAAAAATGACGAAAGTAAGAATATCCTTATTATCTACCcgttcagaaaaaaataagccaATACCTTTAAGGATCGAATGTTTTAGTAAagacaataaaaaatttgactATATTCCagtacaatttttaaaaataagattaGTTTATGATTACAACAAGAAGATAAGAATGAATCGTATAGATTTAAAtgtaaaggaaaataataccATAATTAAGGATATAAGagaaaattttcaattaaatGATGAGCCAATTttagatttattttattacattaattGCCTGTTCACAGGTAAGTACTATATACAGGTGGAAGTAGTATATAaactaaataataaatatatttctattttatccAATATGGTcgaattaattatttactcAAAGGGGGTATTATATAGCGAAAGAAAAATAGTTCTTCATCCTTTTAACCAAACAGTTGAAGTATTATTTCAATATGATCATCCATATATATCCAAAGTTTTATGTATATCCAAAAATAGCTCAATAGTACAAGTacaaaatgtaataaaaacagATTATCAGCAAAATATGTACGTTTGTTCTATAAAGACTAATAGAAATATAGGCAAAAcagaagtacatatataccctATATTTAAAAGTTATTATGATATGTTTCCTATATCCATTGGGGGAAAAACATTTACTCTTGAAAAATATGATCTAGATTTTTacgaaatagaaaaatattacgaAAATTATCGTaagcataaaaaatgtagtaacaatatttgtgtaaaattggaaaaagaaagagacATACgaaaactttatttttttcaagtcGATATAATTGTTGATTATATACATTCTATGAAACTTTTTAACAGTGGCATTATTTATCTTATCATTAACAAGGAGTTAAATATGTTTGTTACCTTTTATAGCAAAATAGAGAAACGTCCTTACGagttcataaattttaatgatgTTTATAAATACTCATGCATTTCGTATAAACTAgattattttgttaacaGCAAAAATGTAATCTTAAATGATAGGGTCGAACACAGCTCCTTGTCTTGGGGACGAAGTGAACGAACGCTTCACAGGCTTAATAGGGggagaaaacaaaataataaaataatatataatataaatgatattagtaatcataacagtaacagtaatagtaatggtAATGCTTACAGCAACAGTGATGGTGAGAAGAGAATAACCACAGACTTGGTATTCGCCTCAGATTCCTTCCTGTCAATTAAAGCACACAAGGAAGGGAGCTATTTCCTGTATGCAAACCTAACGAATGATAATAACAACATGATATTATCTGAAATTTACAATATCGTTGTTGTTAAGAACAATTTaaagagtaaaaataatgGTCATATTGTGTACTTAAGCACAAAaggtttttataaatttcattatgattttcattttttgaaattatttaacaaatattactattatccTGTATTATCAtcagtaaaaaatatacacacaGAGCATAACTCGAATtcatactatatatattacatagataaaaaaaaaaaaaattttaaaaaaatattaattaatgtaTCAGATATTATTGgggcaaaaataaataattattattccaAATATATTCCGTTGAATGttattcaatatttttacattgatttatataataagtaCGTTGAAAGCGTTTTGTTTCCTTTAAATGCAAAGTTGTACCTCATTACTTCGCATTATACTATTTTGTCAGCtaaaattgttaataataatcatatttttatcataccACATAAAATAggttgttcatttgttcacatatatttaaaattgtacaaaaattacaaggaacataattatttatttgatcaaaattatgaatatattgaaataggGAAAATTCATTTATGTGTTGTAAAGCGTGTGaagagaaaatattttgataaaaaaaatatgttttattatgttaaCAGGTTGAATAATctatttaatgaatataatgaaGAATTCTGTTTACAGCCCTATGTATGTGTAAACTCTGTCCTTAAGTCAAACGCTAATTTTGGtacattattaaataattcaaattttcattacacttataaatatttggaagaacaaaattatatcaGAAATGTCGATGATCTTTTCGTATCACGGACGAAGCACTTTTCAATTATTAATGATTATTGCACACGGTTGAAGTTGTGA